TTACTAACAGACTCAtcttaaagaaaaatacaacttTGATCAatacaaagaaggaaaacaaagcAAGCATCGAATGTGGTCTTAAAGGCGTGTTGTGAAACAGCCAGTCAAACTCCGGGGAGCCCACAGGTGTGATGGACTCCAGTGTGTGACACCAATTAAAACCGTGATAAATAGCTTTACCTTTAAGACTGCTTGCAGAACATTCTTAAGAATGCTTATTGTGGTCGGGTTGGTGGCTAGAGATTCTTGATCGATTTAGCTTTCTTTTTCGTTCTATTAGCTTCCGTCGCAAGAACCCCCAAGTCACTTGTGTGTGATAGGATCTGGCTAATTCTCGTTTTCCTGTAAGCAATAAGAAGGTGGGTCGTTTTGAGGTTATCATAGTGAATCTgaataaacacacatttcttttttttctgcggGGGAGAACGGCTTCAAACGCTTTAAAAGGATGGACTTGTGTTTGTTTAACCCTTGAAGGAAAAGTGATGAAAACAGCGGCGTTATTCTTTAGTTCCCATGATAGAAAAAAGAGGACCCAGGTAttcgtaatatatatatatatatatatatatatatatatatatagttaaaaaacAGTAACCCAGTTAGCCAgggaattttattattattattattattattattattttaaaacggtttgtgtgaactctatggagttcgagaagttgccctgcccaaacttagaaaaaaaaacatatatacattataaaatagatgcaTATAGGAAACTGAGCGGATGGATACCGCAACCCTCAAAATGCCAGTGAATTATTGCTGTTTGTCGTttatgctgttgttgtttctatatttaaagatatctagcTATTCTCTATCAGATTTGCACTACTCATATTTTAACTTTACATACACAGCCCTTGGCTGCAAACCTAACTTTGTATGTATTGCTATGTTACACCATTTAATGAATTGGTCTATCTAGTGTGTGCCAGCTTTTTGCTTTCACAAAATATAGCAGTatcggttttttttttccttaagtctgtttcaaagaagTAATTTTCACTTCGTGAACTAAATTGAGCAACAGGGTAGGCGAGCCAAGAATAACCAACACATCTACTAAAACCGCAAGAGATCAAACGGAGGAGCGCGTGGGCATCTTATTAAattaaagggggaaaaaaattaatCCTCCCTAAACCACGCCCATGTCCAACCCTCTCGTCTCATTGGCTCCGGGTGAAGAACAGGGAAAAAGAGTTCGGATAAAAAACCCGATCGTTGTAGTAGGTGCTACACTATTAATCCCAAACACAGCAGAGGGGAACAACGGCTAGAGACCAATAGCAATGATTTAATACACCCATACAACACTGGGGAACTACACTGAGAGCACagaaatataattgtatatatattttgtatctatagaaaaaataaacagagtattattttttatttaactttatatatgttaaatatatatatacgtactggtatttgatttaaaatatcaGTATATGATTAGAATACAGCCTGTGAATTTTAACTTTTGAAAAAAATTGCATCTAAAAACCTGTTTTGTCATTAATTAAGACACTCGGCTGTCAACACGTTTTTCTTCCTAAAAAGCAGCAATTTTTatagatatatatgtatgttgtatttttttatttgctccaAAGTAGTATCTGAAATCACAGAATAAGAAGACCTAAGGATCGTGACTGCGTGTTTCCACCAGACATTAGGGACCATGAAGCTTATTCATTCGGCTTTCTTGTTGGTCTTCCTCCAATTTGGATCCCTGGAGGGGAGAAAGGGTTGGAGAAGCGGCCGGGGTAACCCCCAGCCCCGCCGGGCGCAGCAGTCTCCCCCTACCCGGGACAGAGCCGAGGCGGGCGTGGAGGAGAGTTTCTCGTTGGATTTCACAGCAGTAGGGGAAGGGAACATGGACGATTTCATGGCACAGATCAAAAACCTGGCCCAGTCTCTGTACCCGTGCTCATCGCCGAACATAAAGCACGAAATGAGGCTCCATTCCTTGGAGAACACATCGGTCGTCTGCAACGACGGGACACCGGCTGGGTAAGTTCTTgagttaggtttttttttgtaggtaAAAGTTATATAATTATCGCAGATGATACCAGCGGTTTTTTTAATACTAATAATTAAAAGACAGTTTGAACCATTGGCTGACTAAAGCATTTCAATATCCGCAACCTATTGCAAACTTAAAAGCCTTTAATAAGACACTAATGAAACCTCCACCGCAATGTAATAGATTCAcgttgtttgattgtattgccgACAATGGTGCAGGATCTGTAAAGCTGTTGTGGATTTCAAAGCCAAAGATTTGATAAACATTATCCAAGGTCACACATGTGGAACACAAATACTCGCTGGTTGGTTCGCTTTTCCCAGTATGCGAGTCCCCTCTCATTAAAGCATGATCTACTGTAATGTAACCAGACTCACGGGACTAGTTGTAACCGCTCACATCTGAACATGCCAGCTAAAAGCTGATCGTGAATTCCATTGGCTAGCAGATCTGGCCGCGTCTGTGTTTGACATACAGTAATTTGATTTTACAAAATCttttgtaaaatattattttattatattatgtttCTAAAGTAGCTGTGTCCTTGTTGAATTACGAGCTGAATTACTCACTAAGGAAGCACCAGATTTCTTTGAGTGAGTTACAGAAAGTTTATGTTTTGTGAAAGTTAGTCATGCAGCGTATTTTCATTGTCTTTGTATCAATTGACAGCATGAAAATGAAATTGAGCTTTTAGACGTACAGGTGGAATATACAGGTTTCTGTCTAATTTGTGCTATACCACGTATCTCTGTTGATGGACGCGCAGTTCAGCTTCCAAACACATGGGGTTGCCTCCCACATATTTGCACACTCCCATCTGTTTGAATTGGTTGATTGAAAGTAATGGCTTATGGGGAGCCAGTACCCGTAGATATTAGTCTGATTCAATAATGAATGAGagacttttctttttctttttttctgagctGCATACACAATACGAGCTACTGCCAGTTCTAGCGCGTCAGTATCTAGCGCTCGCCTTTTAAAGCTGAGCTGACATGtttacaattgtattattattttacatgctTGCCTTTCGCGTTTCTTTCAAGACTGGATCTCAGAACATTCTTCAAAACAAATAGGACAGAGCAGCAATGTCAAGCGAGTCAGACATTTTAACAGCACATGGCTTTGCCTCTCCTAATTTTCCTCTTTGAAGTGCAGTTATTTTTGGCACAAGTGGGAGCTAGACCTGTTAGACCTGTGGCCACAGTTGACTGGCGCACTATATTTATAGTGAAGACACAAAATGAAATGTGtaataatttacttttttttgagCGGTGGTGGTTTCTGAACATTGCCAAAGCCACGAGCTGTAACTGTTGTAGCACTCTGTTCGGCTTTTACAGTACCACAGGCCACAGAATGCTAACCTTTCTCGGCTTTCAGTCCTTGTGTGTCAGTCAGTCGAACAAGCAATGGGTATCTGGTCTATATTCAAACTGCAAAAAGCGTTGAGGGAATAACTAGATTGTTCTGAGTGGCGTtgtcaaaaaaacaacattggcaTTTACAGTGCACTGGTTAATACGATCTGCCTAAACAAGTGCTTGCTTTGACATTCCCGTCTGTAATCTGAACTCAACGTTAAGAATCACAGGTAGTGCGGGGATTCAGATTCTAATGTTAACCAATGTGTTGCGGTCGGTGGTTCTGACCACCAAACCATACGGGACACGTTTCAGCAACTTTTCCTGTGCTACATACAAGCACATATATAgaatatctttattattatttatttcttagcagacgcccgtatccagggcgacttacaattgttacaaaatatcacattctttttacatgcaattacccatttatacagttgggtttttactggagcaatctaggtaaagtaccttgctcaagggtacagcagcaatgtcccccacctgggattgaacccacgatccctaaccactactccacactgctgctctttgATACAAGTCAGTGGGATGAATGGACAGGCTGTCCTGTGGTTGCACGTGAGCTTCGTAAATACACAGGATTTAATTGTATACTCGCTACCAGCAGAACTGACATGGCAACGAGTTGTTTACTTGATATTTTCATTCTGGTAtgataataagaaaaataataaaaaaaaacacccatagCCTTTTCACCCCGGCCCGCAGATGATAACACAATAATGCTACAAATATGCTCCGCAAATAGCAGCATATTGCCTTTCGACCCATTCCCAGCTAACTGGAATCCTCTTATTGGATATATGAATGTTATCAGTTTGTAATCAGAGCTTTAGTTACCCACTGGTCTGATACCCCTATTAAGGATGCACCCATATATATTATACCGGCATCTCTTTACTGATCTCTGCAGATAATAGGCCTCTTTTGTAACATTTCTTTGCTGTGGGTATTCCTGCCTATATTATTAcgtaatcttttttttgttgttgttttaatttatgAGTATGTAGCAATAGCTGCCAAAAGTAACGTAACATTTATGGGAATTGTGTACCAGGAATATACAGTTTCCAGGATTTGTACAgtatcctttttattttattttttatctgtctGTGTAATGTTCTGTATATCTCATGTACTGTAAAACCTTAAGTGGCAAAGTTAATAAGCCCCTTAATCGGCCCTGTAATCATAAACACAGCGTCTGTGTATTTGAAACGACAGATGGAGCATTCTGCGGTTAACCAACCAGCTTCCCAAACGCTATTTCTCaagtaataataacaacattgtaCCAAGGTTGACATTTTATTAAACGCGccttcttcatttttttttcgaAGATATTACCTGAAAGAATCGAAAGGGAGCAAAAGATGGCTAATATTCCTAGAAGGTAAGTCACAACGtctacatttatggactactatCTAACGATAAGTGGTACAGACAGAACTAAACGTGGTCAGTCTGtggatattaatattaataagaaTGTATTTTGAACTCTTGTCGATGCAGGTGGTTGGTACTGCTTCAGTAAAGAGAACTGCGACACCCGATATGATACCACGAGGAGGCTCATGAGCTCAACCGGATGGCCCCAAACCAAAATAGGTacgtttattattgtttctttattcaaAGTACCGGAGAAACCAACTTTGAAACACTTTTCATCACGCACGTTGCACGGGCGTcttttaaaaacagatatttGACGCACTTGACACCAGTCTGTTAATGCTGTACTTCTCCACGCCCTTATTATTACAAGGTGGTGGGGAAACACCTAGCTTTTAAAGGGATAATAAAGTAACAGCCATTTATACTTTGATGAAAACGTTTCGGAGCTTTCAAATGTTAgatggtttcttttgaaatgaCACGCTGTTGATTCTTTTCCACTTCCGAAGGAACTGGGATCCTGTCTTCGCACCCTGAAGAGAACCCTTACTGGTGGAACGCTAATATGGTGTAAGTCACGCCTACttcattacaaacaaacaaacaaacaaacaaacaagtatttacAATTAAATGGAGTTGGATATTTTGTTTTTAGAGCAGGAGCCGGTTAATGTAATTAGCCTTTATTATTCGGAAATTCTAAATATCTTCAGCAAGGTCAGTCTCTTCTGACTTCAAATAAGTTACCCAGGTGCTATAACAAGACCACAGGATTAATTTCCAGCGCAGCTCGGTGTTTGATATGCAAACAGGCCTGCTAAATGTGTTGCTCTTAAAATGCACATCCTTCGTTTGGGTTCCTGGTATTTATTTTGGATTCATATGAGTCAAAATGGAACCTGCGCGCACTTCTCGCGTTACACTTTGATGGTTTTCAGGACTGCATCGCACGAGAGGTTTCTCTGCTGATTTTTGTAAAGTTCATGTTTTTtggataaacaaataatgtaatatatatatatatatatatatatatatatatatatatatatatatatatatatatatatatatatatatatatatatatcttttttttttaccaaataagCATAAACGCCGAACGTCTCCGGATTCTTAATCCACTTTAATGAGATGTTATCAAGTCTGACCTTCGCTGGTACAAACTTTAAAACCTTTATTAGCCTCTTTcttctttaaaagtaaagaaaaagacCTGAGCCTTCCCACATTGTTTTCATATATCTTTGCAACATGCTCATTTGTTATATTTCTCTTCCGTTTCAGATTCATTCCCTACTGCTCCAGCGACGTTTGGAGTGGAGCATCTACGAAATCCGACAAGAGTAAGTGTGTTGTCTCTCCTGCGTCTTTCCTTAGAGTCAGTTACTATGAATCTGTGCTGGTTTTATTTATCGTCTCTTCCATTTGAAGCCATGAGAGTTCTTGGCCGTTGTTTGTAGCAGATATGACTTGTATACGGCAGTATTGTTATATTAGGGATGGCAGGGCTTGCTGACCTGTGTGTTGTTTCCTAGGTGACTACGCCTTCATGGGATCGCTCATCATTAAGGAGGTGGTGAAGGAGCTGCTCACCAAGGGCCTTGATAACGCCAAGGTTCTCCTGCTGGCTGGTAGCAGGTGAGCAGAGGCACAGTTTTCATTACTCCTTCTGCATGTGAGAAAGGACTCAGGGGCAGATAGAAGTGTGTCAGGATGGGGCAGGTGTAGGCTTACAAAAATACACACTGAAAACATTTGGTTGGCTGATCTTCACACTTGCATAGTGACCCCCAAGAGGGAGCTGCTAACACCTCCCAAAAAGCCCAATAGAGGTAAACTGTGTCATCCTTTGAAAGGACAGTTGAAACGCATGTTGTAGATAGGAATCTTGATTCAGTTCATCAAAATGGGCTTCTTTTTTTATCTATCGTGTGTGTTCTCGTGCTAACAGTATggatgtgttgtgtgtgtgcagtgctggCGGGACAGGAGTTCTGCTGAACGTGGATCGTGTGGCTGAACAGCTGCAGGAGATGGGACACAAAGGGATCCAGGTTCGAGGGCTGTCCGACTCCGGCTGGTTCCTCGACAACAAGCAGTATAGAAGGACTGACTGTGTGGACACCATCAACTGTGCTCCAACTGAGGCTATCAAGATAGGAATCAAGTAAGAGACTCCCTAAACAGGATTTATAGAGACCACATTTATGAAACTTTtacttatttgttatttaaagtatgtttcgatttaaaaaaaggtttggtatttatttttaagctcCTATATATGTTGGGTTCATCTTTTCCTCCGTTTGTTTGATGTAATGCCTCGTTTCTGTTGGGTTTCTCAGGTACTGGAATGGCGTGGTGCCTGAACGCTGCAAGCAACAGTTCCGGGAAGGAGAGGAATGGAACTGCTTCTTCGGGTATAAAGTCTACCCAGCTTTACGAAGTAAGTACTGTATTACTGAATACGAAACCGGAACGCGTTGGGAGGTACATGCATTCATTGCAATCCAATTTTAAGCCTGCGTTTTGAAGAAATGTTTTCCCCTAACGACTGTCCTCTTGCAGGTCCAGTGTTTGTGGTTCAGTGGCTGTTTGATGAAGCTCAGCTGACGCTTGATAACATCCACCTGACAGGGCAGCCAGTGCAGGAGGGGCAGTGGCTGTACATCCAGAACCTGGGCAGGGAGCTGAGGAACACGCTCAAGGATGTACCGTAAGTACTGCAGCCTCAATCACTACAGCCTCTACTCGCTCTGTAGAGTAAAGAGCTAGAGCATGGTGCATGTAGCAAGTGTGttggtgaagcatggtaaagaacagggaTGTAAGGtaatgtatagtaaaaaaaaaaaagcaacattatgtaaatgcatggtataattGACTATGGTGAACTTTGAATGGATCAGTCGTGCAATTTTTGTACTGGTACATTTCTTGAGTTTAATGTgaatctgttttttgttgttgcaggGCAATGTTTGCTCCAGCCTGCTTATCACACGAAGCAATCACGAGAAGGTGAgtttcagtctgtgtgtgtgtttgcgtgcctGTGTATTCTCGTTGAGCAGTACTTGAGTCAAACCGGCCTTTTGAAATGAACTGAATGCCAGAGTTAAAGAGCAGATATTGTAATGTCTGTAATGTCACATCCACTGCTCACTGAGGTTTTTAGACTTGCTGAAACACAGAAGTATCTATAAATCCTCcaaagtacaaaaataataacaatataaaataacaacTGTGTATATACACCAGGGGGCGCTGTACTGTTGTAGTGTAATGGAACCAGACGTGTTTAATATTGGAGCAGCATGATGTGAAGCACAACGATTCCTTGAAGTAGTAATCAAGTCGTTTTTTCCCCGCAAGTTACTGGATGGATATCCAAGTGAAGGGTACCTCGTTGCCGCGGGCGCTGCACTGCTGGGACCGCAGTCTCCAtgacaacaacaagaacaacaagaaCCCGCCCAAGGGCTGCCCGGTCCACCTGATCGACAGCTGCCCCTGGCCGCACTGCAACCCCACCTGCCCCACGATCCGGGACCAGTTCACCGGCCAGGAGATGAACGTCATCCAGTTCCTGATGCACATGGGCTTCGACGTGCAGAAGATGGCCCAGCAACAGGGCATGGAGCCCAATAAGCTCTTGGGAATGCTGAGCAGCGGCAGCTAAACGGAGAAACACACAGCCCCCTACAGACATGCAGGGCTCGCTTCCAGAGACCGGGGAGGCAGGGGCgcaccccctcccacccccaccctCCTTCCCCAGATCGCCAATATCAGACTCACACCCTCTTCCACAGCATCGAGAGAATCATACAGAATCGGATTCAAAGCACacccagttctttttttttctctctgcttTAAAAAGATTTCAAATGACGTCCCGTTTTAAAGATACTCATGGGTTCGTTACACGAAACGAAAATCAGCATCAGCGACAGCAGTGGACTTGAGTCACATCCTTAGgacctcagttttttttttttttttttaaataattaaagactCCCACAAGCACGGTGGGGAAGCACTGGATCATCCgcccaatctctctctctctctctctctctctctctctctctctctctctctctctctctctctctctctctctctctctctctctctctctctctctctctctctctctctctctctctctgttgctttaaaaaatgttttttttattttatagaaaatgACTTTTACTTCGTAACAAGCAGAAACAAAATTACTAAttgtatggtttttttttgttctgtaacatatttttttaatagaaaaaaaagaaactcaagcTACTTTTGGTtattttccatatttatttttcatatgtaaATCGTATTTATAAGTGCTATACAGGCAGAGAAGTGATTCtttgtaaattgtaaatatttataatttttgttttgatCGCATGTCTTTGTAATGGATCTAAAGAAAGGACATTAATATTAAGGCAAAAAATAATTTCTgagtttgatttttttatttcctaATGTACCTTTTTTACATCTGCACCCTGACACATTTGCTGCTAATTAGCAGTGAAACACGCCAGAAAAACAGCTGCCTTCATCGTAGTTGTAGATCGtttctactttttttaaaagctgctgtaaGGCTAGCAGCAGCATCGTTAAAATGAAGGCATTAGCAGAAACGTCTGTTGTCTATTCCATAGCTAAgcgaaatagaaaaaaaagaaagaatattaCTTGACACATGTTTCTACCAGAAGTCTTTCTCGATCTTTTACGATGGAGTGTTTTGTAGATTAGCAGAGGTAGTTTTTTTGCAGCGGTTTACTACTGTCACATTATACAAGTATCTCATTtacatttgttgtatttatttaatcattttatcCAGAACAAAACGTATTTTGACGAATCATCTCGTTTACAAGAGCATCCTGGATAGATCACAAGGGAACCATTGCACACTTCTATAACACACAGACTTACAAAATACACGTAAGTCAGGAAAGCAGTGGTCTCTAATGAAGTAAATCAATTTATAGAAATTTGAGggtgaattgtttttgtttaacagatAAACAGTAAACTATGAGGTGAACTTTccaatgattatttaaaatatactaaacCATACATGACAAAACAATAAACATGGCTTGCTTTCAATTGTAGTGTCCTGTAATTCCATTAGTAACCACAAGATGTCACCAGTTCCCCACTAATTGAGCATATGCCTTCAATTTAGTTTTGGCCCTTTGAATTAAACTGGGGCTTTGAATGACCGATAAACACGAATATGACTGTCCATCTTTCCATATCACTGTGAGGGGTCCcacattacaagatgtgtttatttattttactacattACGATGAGCTTTTTCCAGGCTCAAACCAGCATGCAGCTGCAACAGGTCTCTACTGGCTTtaagcccttataaaagttttggCTAGTGAAAGTGTAGCAGTGTAATCACGCTAAAGCATATGTATGCACTGTAAACACATAGAGGTATAGTAATGCATATCAGAAACATGGCACGATAAATGCTTAGTATAACCATGGTTTACTAGATTTGTTTCCAGTAAAGGCTATTAAGTTTGGTCCAATGAATGCAAATTGAGAAGTTAcatttgtgatatatatatagatttcacCTGCTATTTTTAACACTCTATTGATCTTGTACTCTATGGTAACAGTTATAACATGAGCTGAACCAATGCTTAGTGTGTATGGTAGGCAGTACCATACATCCCCCACCATGAATGCAAATACAAAACAAGATCTATCAGTATCATTAAAACCACACTTCCCCAGATTCTGAAGCCCTCAATAccgtgtgct
The DNA window shown above is from Acipenser ruthenus chromosome 17, fAciRut3.2 maternal haplotype, whole genome shotgun sequence and carries:
- the notum1b gene encoding inactive palmitoleoyl-protein carboxylesterase notum1b; amino-acid sequence: MKLIHSAFLLVFLQFGSLEGRKGWRSGRGNPQPRRAQQSPPTRDRAEAGVEESFSLDFTAVGEGNMDDFMAQIKNLAQSLYPCSSPNIKHEMRLHSLENTSVVCNDGTPAGYYLKESKGSKRWLIFLEGGWYCFSKENCDTRYDTTRRLMSSTGWPQTKIGTGILSSHPEENPYWWNANMVFIPYCSSDVWSGASTKSDKSDYAFMGSLIIKEVVKELLTKGLDNAKVLLLAGSSAGGTGVLLNVDRVAEQLQEMGHKGIQVRGLSDSGWFLDNKQYRRTDCVDTINCAPTEAIKIGIKYWNGVVPERCKQQFREGEEWNCFFGYKVYPALRSPVFVVQWLFDEAQLTLDNIHLTGQPVQEGQWLYIQNLGRELRNTLKDVPAMFAPACLSHEAITRSYWMDIQVKGTSLPRALHCWDRSLHDNNKNNKNPPKGCPVHLIDSCPWPHCNPTCPTIRDQFTGQEMNVIQFLMHMGFDVQKMAQQQGMEPNKLLGMLSSGS